In the Posidoniimonas corsicana genome, one interval contains:
- a CDS encoding cob(I)yrinic acid a,c-diamide adenosyltransferase: protein MKIYTRGGDDGATGLFGGSRVGKNNARIESVGDVDELNAALGVARAQLAVTLSDSQELTQTLSAVQHHLFDLGAELATPDPEARGTSLLQQADVDQLENAIDSLEHELPPLKNFILPGGDLAASHLHLARCVCRRAERRVVALSHVEPIRSLLISYLNRLSDFLFVAARWTNQASGAGDVPWEKPG from the coding sequence ATGAAGATCTACACCCGCGGCGGCGACGACGGCGCCACCGGGCTTTTCGGCGGCAGCCGCGTCGGCAAGAACAACGCCCGCATCGAGTCGGTCGGCGACGTCGACGAGCTGAACGCCGCGTTGGGAGTCGCCCGCGCTCAGCTAGCGGTCACGCTGTCCGACAGCCAGGAGCTGACGCAGACGCTCTCCGCGGTGCAGCACCACCTGTTCGACCTGGGCGCCGAGCTGGCGACCCCCGACCCGGAGGCCCGCGGCACGTCGCTCCTGCAGCAGGCGGACGTCGACCAGCTGGAGAACGCGATCGACTCGCTCGAGCACGAGCTGCCGCCGCTGAAGAACTTTATCCTGCCCGGCGGCGACCTGGCGGCTTCGCACCTGCACCTGGCGCGGTGCGTGTGCCGGCGCGCCGAGCGGCGGGTGGTGGCGTTGTCGCACGTCGAGCCGATCCGCAGCCTGCTGATCTCGTACCTGAACCGGCTGAGCGACTTCCTGTTCGTCGCCGCCCGCTGGACTAATCAGGCCTCCGGCGCCGGGGACGTGCCGTGGGAGAAGCCGGGCTGA
- the glnD gene encoding [protein-PII] uridylyltransferase, protein MPPDSSPAPRLRQELLDARERLAEGREAIRRQHDLGMPGVQVGRKLTALADAAVQRVAESALADFPRPVADRLRERAVLVAHGGYGRRQMAPFSDVDVMLLHQGRVDRDVERFARRLTQDVFDIGLQLGQSLRTVEESIRLARHDAVIASSLVESRRLFGSEQVMNDFGERFRRMISRRVTAQCMEFVEARREERDKYGETVYLLEPNVKRSPGALRDLHLLRWLWFAHAGESDLERLRLRGVISKFDHRRLVTARDFLMRVRNELHFHAGKELDALTRAEQVRIAEKFGYYGSAGLLPVERFMRDYFRHAGHISFLATRMSELSAPKPTVEWVLDSVFVRRVEADYQIGSREIAATQQGRAKLERQLGEALRLLDLARLSDLRIAQDTNYLVYRSAPNYSNELTPQLKADFLQALDNPHGLGRLLRRAHELGVLEKFLPDFARARCLLQFNQYHKYTVDEHSIRAVEEATRYATRGGRSGRAYDSLDRKWFLHLALLIHDLGKGQEEDHSVVGERIAGQTAERFELPTDDRDTLMFLIREHLSMNRIALRRDISNPDTITAFAELVGTAERLKLLYLLTLADMCAVGPEVMTKWKGDMLGSLYERTRRRLQPDGDDSPGRRVRARREACWRALSAKQQRDPWYQRQNDALPESFITTHTAQQVVDTLERLRLLNNRRGAAWGRHNPTLGAVEFLAGVDQGSGRGVFSGMAGALSAAGLKINQAETAMLADDLLLLRYVAQDPDSPAGSDPERIYKISRAMENSIDSDKPPRFRRVWGEKTAQSQAELSNQTSEVRLDTSIAERWLIVEVFTFDRLGLLYELARALHELELVIGFAKIGTSGDRVVDVFYVSERDGAKPQGDHRLDAVRSRLEEVISTPAS, encoded by the coding sequence TTGCCTCCCGACAGCTCACCAGCGCCAAGACTCCGGCAGGAACTCCTCGACGCCCGCGAGCGGCTGGCCGAGGGACGCGAGGCGATCCGCCGCCAGCACGACCTGGGGATGCCCGGCGTGCAGGTGGGCCGCAAGCTGACCGCGCTGGCGGACGCCGCCGTGCAGCGCGTGGCCGAGTCGGCGCTGGCCGACTTCCCCCGCCCCGTGGCCGACCGGCTGCGCGAACGCGCCGTGCTGGTAGCGCACGGCGGGTACGGGCGGCGCCAGATGGCGCCCTTCTCCGACGTGGACGTCATGCTGCTGCACCAGGGCCGCGTCGACCGCGACGTGGAGCGCTTCGCTCGGCGGCTGACCCAGGACGTGTTCGACATTGGTCTCCAATTGGGGCAGAGCCTCCGCACGGTGGAGGAGTCGATCCGCCTGGCCCGGCACGACGCGGTAATCGCTTCGTCGCTGGTCGAGTCGCGGCGGCTGTTCGGCTCCGAGCAGGTGATGAACGACTTCGGCGAGCGGTTCCGGCGGATGATCTCCCGCCGGGTCACGGCCCAGTGCATGGAGTTCGTCGAGGCCCGCCGCGAGGAGCGCGACAAGTACGGCGAGACCGTCTACCTGCTGGAGCCGAACGTGAAACGCTCGCCCGGCGCGCTGCGGGACCTGCACCTCCTGCGGTGGCTGTGGTTCGCCCATGCCGGCGAGAGCGACCTGGAACGCCTCCGCCTGCGGGGCGTGATCTCCAAGTTCGACCACCGGCGGCTGGTCACCGCCCGCGACTTCCTGATGCGGGTCCGCAACGAGCTGCACTTCCACGCCGGCAAGGAGCTGGACGCGCTGACCCGCGCGGAGCAGGTCCGGATCGCAGAGAAGTTCGGCTACTACGGGTCGGCCGGCCTGCTGCCGGTCGAGCGGTTCATGCGGGACTACTTCCGCCACGCCGGGCACATCAGCTTCCTGGCCACCCGCATGAGCGAGCTGTCCGCCCCGAAGCCGACCGTCGAGTGGGTGCTCGACTCGGTGTTCGTCCGCCGGGTCGAGGCGGACTACCAGATTGGCTCGCGAGAGATCGCCGCCACGCAGCAGGGCCGCGCCAAGCTCGAACGCCAGCTCGGCGAGGCGCTCCGCCTGCTGGACCTCGCCCGGCTGAGCGACCTCCGCATCGCGCAGGACACCAACTACCTGGTCTACCGCTCGGCGCCCAACTACTCCAACGAGCTCACGCCGCAGCTCAAGGCCGACTTCCTGCAGGCGCTCGACAACCCGCACGGGCTCGGGCGGCTGCTCCGCCGCGCGCACGAGCTGGGCGTGCTGGAGAAGTTCCTGCCCGACTTCGCCCGCGCGCGGTGCCTGCTGCAATTCAACCAGTACCACAAGTACACCGTCGACGAGCACAGCATCCGAGCCGTCGAGGAGGCGACCCGCTACGCCACGCGCGGGGGCCGCTCGGGCCGCGCGTACGACTCGCTCGATCGCAAGTGGTTCCTGCACCTGGCGCTCCTGATCCACGACCTGGGCAAGGGCCAGGAGGAGGACCACTCGGTCGTCGGCGAGCGGATCGCCGGCCAGACCGCCGAGCGGTTCGAACTGCCCACCGACGACCGCGACACCCTCATGTTCCTGATCCGCGAGCACCTCAGCATGAACCGCATCGCGCTGCGGCGCGACATCAGCAACCCCGACACCATCACCGCGTTCGCCGAGCTGGTCGGCACCGCCGAGCGGCTCAAGCTGCTGTACCTCCTCACGCTGGCCGACATGTGCGCCGTGGGGCCCGAGGTCATGACCAAGTGGAAGGGCGACATGCTCGGCTCGCTCTACGAGCGGACGCGCCGCCGCCTGCAGCCCGACGGCGACGACTCCCCCGGCCGCCGAGTGCGCGCCCGCCGCGAGGCGTGCTGGCGGGCGCTCTCCGCTAAGCAGCAGCGCGACCCCTGGTACCAACGCCAGAACGACGCGCTGCCCGAGTCGTTCATCACCACCCACACGGCGCAGCAGGTGGTGGACACGCTGGAGCGGCTGCGGCTGCTCAACAACCGCCGCGGCGCGGCCTGGGGCCGGCACAACCCCACGCTCGGCGCGGTCGAGTTCCTGGCCGGCGTCGACCAGGGCTCCGGACGCGGCGTATTCTCCGGCATGGCCGGCGCGCTGAGCGCCGCGGGCCTCAAGATCAACCAGGCCGAGACCGCCATGCTCGCCGACGACCTGCTGCTGCTGCGGTACGTCGCCCAGGACCCCGACTCGCCCGCCGGCTCGGACCCCGAGCGGATCTACAAGATCTCCAGGGCGATGGAGAACTCGATCGACTCCGACAAGCCGCCCCGCTTCCGCCGCGTGTGGGGCGAGAAGACCGCCCAGAGCCAGGCCGAGCTGAGCAACCAGACCAGCGAGGTGCGGCTGGACACGTCGATCGCGGAGCGGTGGCTGATTGTCGAGGTGTTCACCTTCGACCGGCTGGGGCTGCTGTACGAACTGGCCCGCGCGCTGCACGAGCTGGAGCTCGTCATCGGCTTCGCCAAGATCGGCACCTCCGGCGACCGCGTGGTCGACGTGTTCTACGTCAGCGAACGCGACGGCGCCAAGCCGCAGGGCGACCACCGGCTCGACGCCGTCCGGTCGCGGCTGGAAGAGGTGATCAGCACGCCGGCCAGCTGA
- a CDS encoding ammonium transporter — MAWWTRRRCLVGICLLTLVAFAGPVLAQEEGSVAEGPTLESLAADVDGAALAGHNAWMLTCTALVLFMTAPGLAMFYGGLVRKKNVLSVMMQCLFLMGLMTVLWSLYGYSLAFGGDNPYIGNGDYLLMNQVQQYWDEEAAAPVTPMEGVIPRLTHMLFQGMFFIITPALICGAFAERMKFSAMVLFSILWGTLVYCPLCHWVWGGGILAFGADDAISGGALDFAGGTVVHISSGISALVCAIMLGRRRGWGQDDMRPHNLTYTALGAAMLWVGWFGFNAGSELASDGLTSSAFAVTHFSAAAGVLGWSLYEWLTRGKPSVLGAASGAVAGLVCITPAAGFVQPMPALAMGAIAGVVCAIACGLKGKFGYDDALDAFGVHGIGGTLGAVLTGVFATRACWDIANGEKLGLLEGGTVLTGQIVATVVTWVFSIVMTVVLLLVVKAITGLRVDEETERRGLDIMEHEEEGYLLL; from the coding sequence ATGGCTTGGTGGACCCGCCGCCGCTGTCTTGTTGGCATTTGTCTCCTGACGCTCGTGGCCTTCGCAGGGCCCGTATTGGCTCAGGAAGAGGGTTCCGTCGCGGAGGGCCCCACCCTCGAGAGCCTCGCGGCCGACGTCGACGGGGCCGCGCTGGCCGGGCACAACGCCTGGATGCTGACCTGCACCGCGCTGGTGCTGTTCATGACCGCCCCCGGGTTGGCGATGTTCTACGGCGGCCTGGTCCGCAAGAAGAACGTGCTGAGCGTGATGATGCAGTGCCTGTTCCTGATGGGCCTGATGACCGTGCTTTGGTCGCTGTACGGGTACTCGCTAGCCTTCGGCGGCGACAACCCCTACATCGGCAACGGCGACTACCTCTTAATGAACCAGGTGCAGCAGTACTGGGATGAAGAAGCGGCCGCCCCAGTCACGCCGATGGAAGGCGTTATCCCGCGGCTGACGCACATGCTCTTCCAGGGCATGTTCTTTATCATCACCCCCGCGCTGATCTGCGGCGCCTTCGCCGAGCGCATGAAGTTCAGCGCAATGGTGCTGTTCTCCATCCTGTGGGGCACGCTCGTGTACTGCCCGCTCTGCCACTGGGTATGGGGCGGCGGCATCCTGGCGTTCGGCGCCGATGACGCTATCTCTGGCGGCGCGCTCGACTTCGCCGGCGGCACCGTGGTGCACATCAGCTCCGGCATCTCGGCGTTGGTGTGCGCGATCATGCTGGGCCGCCGCCGCGGCTGGGGCCAGGACGACATGCGGCCCCACAACCTGACCTACACGGCGCTCGGCGCCGCGATGCTGTGGGTGGGCTGGTTCGGCTTCAACGCCGGCAGCGAGCTCGCCTCCGACGGGCTCACTTCGAGCGCGTTCGCGGTAACGCACTTTTCCGCGGCCGCGGGGGTGCTCGGCTGGTCGCTCTACGAGTGGCTCACCCGCGGCAAGCCCAGCGTGCTGGGCGCCGCGTCCGGCGCCGTGGCCGGGTTGGTCTGCATCACGCCGGCGGCCGGCTTCGTGCAGCCGATGCCGGCGCTCGCCATGGGCGCCATCGCCGGCGTGGTCTGCGCGATCGCGTGCGGTCTGAAGGGCAAGTTCGGCTACGACGACGCCCTCGACGCCTTCGGCGTGCACGGCATCGGCGGCACGCTCGGCGCGGTCCTCACCGGCGTGTTTGCGACGCGTGCCTGCTGGGACATCGCCAACGGCGAGAAGCTGGGCCTGCTGGAGGGCGGTACGGTGCTGACCGGTCAGATCGTCGCCACTGTCGTGACCTGGGTGTTCAGCATCGTTATGACGGTTGTGCTGCTGTTGGTCGTCAAGGCGATCACCGGGCTGCGGGTCGACGAGGAGACCGAACGCCGCGGCCTGGACATCATGGAGCACGAGGAAGAGGGCTACCTGCTGCTGTAG
- a CDS encoding P-II family nitrogen regulator, whose protein sequence is MKKVEAIVRHYKLEDVKNALSEQGVSGMTITEVRGFGRQKGHTEMYRGTEYAVDFVPKVKIEVVVDDDRLQMVVDTILKSAQTGQIGDGKVFVSDLAECIRIRTGETGGEAL, encoded by the coding sequence ATGAAGAAAGTTGAGGCCATCGTCCGCCACTACAAGCTGGAGGACGTGAAGAACGCGCTGTCTGAGCAGGGCGTGTCGGGCATGACCATCACCGAGGTCCGCGGGTTTGGCCGGCAGAAGGGCCACACCGAGATGTACCGCGGCACCGAGTACGCCGTCGACTTTGTGCCCAAGGTCAAGATCGAGGTGGTCGTCGACGACGACCGCCTGCAGATGGTGGTCGACACCATCCTCAAGTCCGCCCAGACCGGCCAGATCGGCGACGGCAAGGTGTTTGTCTCGGACCTGGCCGAGTGCATCCGCATCCGCACCGGCGAGACCGGCGGCGAGGCCCTGTAG
- a CDS encoding protein kinase domain-containing protein: MSEMKTFVFTDIVQSVTLKGQMAGRSDAERDVAYVTNILSPHRRLIESGLDANGGRVVSTAGDGHFLVFSNTIAAASWAVQVQQAHQDTPIVTPREEQVQVRMSLHVGFPQADPGDPDNFIGRVVDYAARLNDYATGGQILISAAALGLLKDAGLEGVRFHPHGERELRGIGAIDVYELLYDDSGPRPTRDKPKGEDRRAWTVLPATMGLTEYSEQGGSAGAATQIHHRRSTPAKRRLGNYELEELLGAGGMGDVYKARHVQFDRVRAIKVIKPHYLEAGSQGIIRRFYREIKAVGALDHPNIVVAVDSSAPTDDTHYLVMEYVHGVSAEDLVKNAGPLSVPDACEVIRQAALGLQYILTQGMVHRDIKPSNLMLTLEQKRRTSELAAADPPTQPLVKILDLGLALLVDEDQPRLTQMDHGAMGTAMYMSPEQWKTTSVDIRSDIYSLGCSLYHLLTGSPPYFDSDLKPERAHERLAPPSVRERGDAPRALDAVLKKMMAKSPADRYQTPAEVADALAPLADGADLTTLIKRNQAPEHGATTVGAAHGDTLAGSNRARDTVAGRRRLDPGSWRSYEDARPAWRRWAGPIATLAALVAIGLFAWATIAGLQASNRAQRKDQLANLAAAMAPQLDAEIDRRIATLEDFAKDPSLRAAMQQLTDSPESWKPVQALINQRYLQFDESLPSNSWFITDRTGLQIARSPESDSIGNSYWQRDYFHGQGKNLPDDAERPEPLSGPHLSSVYRSDSTNQLKVAFSVPIENGERRPEDRKVLGVLGMSIELGDFKLLEDSRMLTRPLELVLVDLREGEVEGGPEKGLILHHPDLDRFASAFRLPDQTLGEVEESIQGDRYRSEDRVLQGYPELLGRGQEKYWGGYLPVDVPSQAQPNAKWLVIIQEPEM, translated from the coding sequence ATGTCCGAGATGAAGACATTCGTGTTCACCGACATCGTGCAGTCGGTCACGCTGAAGGGGCAGATGGCGGGCCGCAGCGACGCCGAGCGGGACGTGGCCTACGTCACGAACATCCTGTCGCCGCACCGGCGGCTCATCGAGTCCGGACTGGACGCCAACGGCGGGCGGGTGGTGTCGACCGCCGGCGACGGGCACTTCCTGGTGTTCAGCAACACCATCGCCGCGGCGTCGTGGGCGGTGCAGGTGCAGCAGGCGCACCAGGACACGCCGATCGTCACGCCGCGGGAAGAGCAGGTCCAGGTCCGCATGAGCCTGCACGTCGGCTTCCCCCAGGCCGACCCGGGCGACCCTGACAACTTCATCGGCCGCGTGGTCGACTACGCGGCCCGGCTGAACGACTACGCCACCGGCGGTCAGATCCTGATCTCGGCCGCCGCGCTCGGCCTGCTGAAGGACGCCGGCCTGGAGGGCGTGCGGTTCCACCCGCACGGCGAACGCGAGCTCCGCGGCATCGGGGCGATCGACGTCTACGAGCTGCTGTACGACGACTCCGGCCCCCGCCCCACCCGCGACAAGCCCAAGGGCGAGGACCGCCGCGCATGGACCGTGCTGCCCGCCACCATGGGGCTGACCGAGTACTCCGAGCAGGGCGGCTCGGCCGGCGCCGCGACGCAGATCCACCACCGCCGCTCCACGCCCGCCAAGCGGCGGCTTGGCAACTACGAGCTGGAGGAGCTGCTCGGCGCCGGCGGCATGGGCGACGTCTACAAGGCCCGCCACGTGCAGTTCGACCGCGTGCGCGCGATCAAGGTCATCAAGCCGCACTACCTCGAGGCGGGCAGCCAGGGGATCATCCGCCGCTTCTACCGCGAGATCAAGGCGGTCGGCGCGCTCGACCACCCGAACATCGTCGTTGCCGTCGACTCCTCCGCGCCCACCGACGACACGCACTACCTGGTGATGGAGTACGTGCACGGCGTCAGCGCCGAGGACCTGGTGAAGAACGCCGGCCCGCTCAGCGTGCCCGACGCGTGCGAGGTGATCCGCCAGGCGGCGCTCGGCCTGCAGTACATCCTCACCCAGGGCATGGTGCACCGCGACATCAAGCCGTCCAACCTGATGCTCACCCTGGAGCAGAAGCGCCGCACCTCGGAGCTGGCCGCCGCCGACCCGCCCACGCAGCCTCTGGTGAAGATCCTCGACCTCGGCCTGGCGCTGCTGGTCGACGAGGACCAGCCACGGCTCACACAGATGGACCACGGCGCCATGGGCACGGCGATGTACATGTCGCCCGAGCAGTGGAAGACCACCAGCGTCGACATCCGCTCGGACATCTACAGCCTGGGCTGCTCGCTCTACCACCTGCTGACCGGCAGCCCGCCCTACTTCGACTCGGACCTCAAACCCGAGCGGGCCCACGAGCGGCTCGCGCCGCCCAGCGTGCGCGAACGCGGCGACGCCCCCCGCGCGCTCGACGCGGTGCTCAAGAAGATGATGGCCAAGTCGCCCGCCGACCGCTACCAAACCCCGGCCGAGGTTGCCGACGCGCTGGCGCCGCTGGCCGACGGCGCCGACCTGACCACGCTGATCAAGCGCAACCAGGCGCCCGAGCACGGCGCGACCACCGTCGGCGCCGCCCACGGCGACACGCTCGCCGGGTCGAACCGCGCGCGGGACACCGTGGCCGGCCGCCGGCGGCTGGACCCCGGCAGCTGGCGATCGTACGAGGACGCCCGCCCCGCCTGGCGCCGCTGGGCCGGACCGATCGCCACGCTGGCCGCGCTCGTCGCGATCGGCCTGTTCGCCTGGGCGACGATCGCCGGGCTGCAGGCGTCCAACCGCGCGCAGCGCAAGGACCAGCTCGCCAACCTGGCGGCCGCCATGGCGCCGCAGCTCGACGCCGAGATCGACCGCCGCATCGCAACGCTCGAGGACTTCGCCAAGGACCCCAGCCTCCGCGCAGCGATGCAGCAGCTCACCGACTCGCCCGAGAGCTGGAAGCCGGTGCAGGCGCTGATCAACCAACGCTACCTCCAGTTCGACGAGAGCCTGCCGTCCAACAGCTGGTTCATCACCGACCGCACCGGGCTGCAGATCGCCCGCTCCCCCGAGAGCGACTCGATCGGCAACAGCTACTGGCAGCGCGACTACTTCCACGGCCAGGGCAAGAACCTGCCCGACGACGCCGAGCGGCCCGAGCCCCTGAGCGGCCCGCACCTGTCGTCGGTCTACCGGTCCGACAGCACCAACCAGCTGAAGGTCGCCTTCAGCGTGCCGATCGAGAACGGCGAGCGCCGCCCCGAGGACCGCAAGGTGCTGGGCGTGCTGGGCATGTCGATCGAGCTGGGCGACTTCAAGCTGCTAGAAGACAGCCGCATGCTGACCCGCCCGCTGGAGCTGGTGCTGGTCGACCTCCGCGAGGGCGAGGTGGAGGGCGGCCCGGAGAAGGGCCTCATCCTGCACCACCCCGACCTGGACCGCTTCGCCAGCGCGTTCCGCCTGCCGGACCAGACGCTCGGCGAAGTCGAAGAGTCCATCCAGGGCGACCGCTACCGCAGCGAGGACCGCGTGCTGCAGGGCTACCCGGAGCTGCTGGGCCGCGGCCAAGAGAAGTACTGGGGCGGCTACCTGCCCGTCGACGTGCCCAGCCAGGCCCAACCAAATGCAAAGTGGCTGGTGATTATTCA
- a CDS encoding PKD domain-containing protein — MESRNLLTGFVESSLPLFDVLSENGQSYSVTIDGNGVISVAGEFIDPDPGISNDPVDFEVHGARFFDENGFFVRQVSGVTSGAVATTTFLEDPEADLSSPIATLMARATERGIRGDLDLAKVDSFVIAANRFGTLTLPGDALLRPFATFTATAETVVGEAVEVEASIPSVHHSGLVDREGEATLRFDFGDGTVVEQTASIQELLEFDEMASHVYSEPGSYVITVSGSVSARSSLSGDVDLRPVQATVLVRGKATVTDTPGDDEISLRNENGRLIAGVNGADQDLGASDEIGKVELRLGRGNNTVDASGLLPTQSLFVPSISNLDNETNTITGGPGPDVIFGGRGADVVFAGPGDDVITTNRGSDEAHGQAGDDTFVIPGGFNFGAAFNTDLKELLGGEGFDTLRIADLQDEMQVFAPLLTGSEFEAQLNLFKGIGSSRPEVQAFISDLEKLFIAPQSEEVNVNLPNADYFEQAEVNGSPEDDRYNFTNAQLDTVARLLDGDDEYLGGGGVDIVDGGPGDDDLNGNAGDDALTGGPGVNTLSGGAGNDRYQFDLTSGVMETTDITDSSGDADTIQFTISSDPPTSAEPITVSVDLSVGGSQQVTDDLSINLDLTLDIENVAVSSAVGGADVSGTTGNNQFAIVPQASTGGSPGTPEFVFNDGGGGDDDAFTLALDSEPLLDLDIPSTALDTTEGLIGVKSQHAPNSGDVLNYGPAAVVSVEFPDAFRAVSVDLDLQGSDQEVDVNGNTMRFESAIRHFVGSPFNDVLQIDATVNPRRVAGGAGADEVTIDAGGRPVTQTTNGDETTVEVAGYAPIVVTEFETITIINDGTPGGLTLDLTSGDDDALLSLRSITSDSAATIGRFLLTESSGAFAAEAFLQQDAISEVRSAGGADSLTIDALGQPVAVVGLEVLIADLPAIRLVDFTEVTIVNAGLPGDYNRDRRVDAADYTAWRDSLGADAGALPNDVDGGAIGQAQYSTWRANYGRVAGAEVFTLPAATVAPPAPPVDVAAMDIALAYFGGATDRTVREPAAPIEDSPIVSESDTRLLAAALDGYVMSKEVQAHNEAIDWLSRPGSEEARLEASASQGVDSPNVSPSSAFRPFTTTLPTSA; from the coding sequence TTGGAATCCCGCAACCTGCTCACTGGTTTCGTTGAGAGCTCACTGCCTCTGTTCGACGTCCTCAGCGAGAACGGCCAGTCGTATTCCGTCACGATCGACGGGAACGGCGTGATTTCGGTTGCCGGGGAGTTCATAGACCCGGATCCCGGCATCTCGAACGACCCGGTCGACTTTGAGGTGCACGGCGCACGGTTCTTCGATGAGAACGGCTTTTTCGTGCGGCAGGTGTCCGGCGTCACGTCCGGGGCCGTGGCCACGACGACGTTCCTCGAAGACCCCGAAGCCGACCTTTCCAGTCCCATCGCTACGCTCATGGCCCGGGCGACCGAGAGGGGTATACGGGGGGACCTGGACCTCGCTAAGGTCGACTCGTTTGTGATCGCGGCCAATCGATTTGGGACTCTCACGCTGCCAGGCGACGCGTTGCTAAGGCCATTCGCCACTTTCACCGCTACGGCCGAAACGGTCGTCGGCGAAGCCGTCGAGGTCGAGGCGTCCATCCCTAGCGTTCATCATTCAGGTTTGGTTGACCGCGAAGGCGAGGCCACGCTGAGGTTTGACTTCGGAGACGGCACGGTCGTTGAGCAGACGGCGTCGATCCAAGAACTGCTCGAGTTCGACGAGATGGCCTCCCATGTCTACAGCGAGCCGGGGTCGTACGTTATCACGGTATCGGGCTCCGTCTCGGCGCGCAGCTCGCTCTCCGGCGACGTCGACCTCCGCCCCGTGCAAGCCACGGTCCTGGTCCGCGGCAAAGCGACGGTCACCGACACCCCCGGCGACGACGAGATCTCCCTCCGCAACGAGAACGGCCGGCTGATCGCAGGGGTAAACGGCGCCGACCAAGACCTCGGAGCATCGGACGAGATCGGCAAGGTCGAACTCCGGTTGGGCCGTGGCAATAACACGGTCGACGCCTCCGGCCTGCTGCCCACGCAGTCGCTGTTCGTTCCGTCGATCAGCAATCTCGACAACGAGACCAACACGATCACCGGCGGCCCGGGCCCCGACGTGATCTTTGGTGGCCGCGGCGCCGACGTTGTCTTCGCGGGCCCGGGCGACGATGTGATCACCACCAACCGCGGCAGTGACGAGGCCCACGGCCAAGCGGGCGACGACACCTTCGTCATCCCCGGCGGCTTTAACTTCGGCGCGGCCTTCAACACCGACCTGAAGGAACTGCTCGGCGGCGAAGGCTTCGATACTCTGCGCATCGCTGACCTTCAGGACGAGATGCAGGTGTTCGCCCCACTGCTGACCGGCTCGGAGTTCGAGGCCCAGCTTAACCTCTTCAAAGGAATCGGCTCGTCCCGGCCCGAGGTCCAGGCGTTTATCTCCGACCTCGAAAAGCTGTTCATCGCCCCCCAGAGCGAGGAGGTGAACGTCAACCTCCCGAACGCGGACTACTTTGAGCAGGCCGAGGTCAACGGCAGCCCCGAGGACGACCGCTACAACTTCACCAACGCCCAACTCGACACGGTTGCGCGCCTGCTCGACGGCGACGACGAGTACCTCGGCGGCGGCGGGGTCGACATTGTGGACGGCGGCCCCGGCGACGACGACCTCAACGGCAACGCCGGCGACGACGCCCTGACCGGCGGCCCGGGCGTCAACACGCTGAGCGGCGGCGCCGGAAACGACCGCTACCAGTTCGATCTGACCAGCGGCGTGATGGAGACCACCGACATCACGGACAGCTCGGGCGACGCCGACACCATCCAGTTCACGATCTCCAGCGACCCGCCGACCAGCGCCGAACCGATCACGGTCAGCGTCGACCTCTCCGTCGGGGGCAGCCAACAGGTTACCGACGACCTCTCGATCAACCTAGACCTGACCCTGGATATCGAGAACGTGGCCGTGTCCTCGGCGGTCGGCGGCGCGGACGTCTCCGGCACAACTGGGAACAACCAGTTCGCGATTGTTCCGCAGGCGTCCACCGGTGGGTCGCCTGGCACGCCAGAGTTCGTGTTCAACGATGGCGGCGGCGGCGACGACGACGCGTTCACCCTCGCCCTCGACTCCGAGCCCCTGCTCGACCTCGATATCCCGTCAACGGCCCTCGATACCACCGAGGGTCTGATCGGCGTGAAGTCCCAGCACGCCCCAAACAGCGGCGACGTGCTCAACTACGGCCCCGCGGCGGTCGTCTCGGTCGAGTTCCCCGACGCATTCCGCGCGGTCAGCGTCGACCTCGACCTGCAGGGCTCCGACCAGGAGGTCGACGTCAACGGGAATACGATGCGGTTCGAGAGCGCCATCCGCCACTTCGTCGGCAGCCCGTTCAACGACGTGCTCCAGATCGACGCCACCGTCAACCCGCGCCGCGTCGCCGGCGGCGCCGGGGCCGACGAGGTTACGATCGACGCCGGCGGGCGGCCTGTCACCCAGACGACCAACGGCGATGAAACCACGGTCGAAGTCGCCGGCTACGCACCGATCGTGGTCACCGAGTTCGAGACCATTACAATCATCAACGACGGGACGCCGGGCGGGCTCACTCTGGATCTCACCTCAGGCGACGACGACGCCTTGCTCTCGCTGCGGTCGATCACTAGTGATAGCGCTGCAACGATCGGCCGATTCTTGCTCACTGAGTCGAGCGGTGCATTCGCCGCGGAGGCGTTCCTGCAGCAGGACGCCATTTCTGAGGTCCGCTCGGCCGGCGGCGCCGACTCGCTCACGATCGACGCATTGGGGCAGCCGGTCGCGGTGGTGGGCCTGGAGGTGCTGATCGCCGACCTCCCGGCGATCCGGCTAGTCGACTTCACCGAAGTCACCATCGTGAACGCGGGCCTGCCGGGCGACTACAATCGCGACCGCCGGGTGGACGCCGCCGACTACACCGCGTGGCGGGACAGTCTAGGCGCTGACGCCGGAGCGTTGCCAAACGATGTCGACGGCGGCGCCATCGGGCAGGCCCAGTACAGCACCTGGCGGGCCAACTACGGCCGCGTCGCGGGCGCCGAGGTGTTCACGCTGCCCGCAGCAACTGTGGCCCCTCCCGCTCCCCCCGTCGATGTTGCGGCGATGGACATCGCGCTCGCCTACTTCGGCGGCGCAACCGACCGTACTGTCCGCGAACCTGCCGCACCGATTGAGGACTCGCCGATTGTGTCCGAGAGCGACACCCGGCTGCTCGCCGCTGCTTTAGATGGCTACGTGATGTCGAAAGAGGTCCAAGCGCACAACGAAGCAATCGATTGGCTAAGCAGACCAGGTTCGGAAGAAGCGCGGCTTGAGGCCTCCGCTTCGCAAGGCGTCGATTCCCCCAATGTTAGCCCGAGTTCCGCGTTCCGCCCCTTCACAACGACCTTGCCGACCAGCGCTTAG